The proteins below are encoded in one region of Natranaerovirga hydrolytica:
- the folP gene encoding dihydropteroate synthase, with product MISLKNNVARNTHIKCKEHTLVLGENTYIMGILNVTPDSFSDGGQYDEVNKALDHAHIMIKEGADILDIGGESTRPGAEEVDAKTELKRVLPVVEKLVQEVSVPISVDTYKAEVAKAVLEAGAHIINDVWGLQREPEIAKVVAQYKVPVVIMHNQKGTHYEKDIIESIKEFLSKSINIALEAGVKKENIILDPGVGFGKNFEQNKEVMSRLGELNTLGYPILLGTSRKSMIGKILDVEANERVEGTVATTVMGIVQGVDIVRVHDIKENLRAAKVTDAIIR from the coding sequence ATGATCTCACTTAAAAACAATGTTGCAAGAAACACTCATATAAAGTGTAAAGAGCATACCTTAGTGTTAGGTGAAAACACTTATATTATGGGTATTCTAAACGTAACCCCGGATTCCTTTTCAGACGGTGGTCAATACGATGAAGTTAATAAAGCCCTTGACCACGCACATATAATGATAAAAGAAGGCGCAGATATCCTAGATATAGGTGGGGAATCCACAAGACCTGGTGCAGAAGAAGTGGATGCAAAGACTGAATTAAAAAGAGTTTTACCTGTAGTCGAAAAATTGGTACAAGAAGTGAGTGTGCCTATATCTGTAGATACATACAAAGCAGAGGTTGCAAAAGCTGTTTTAGAAGCAGGCGCTCATATCATTAATGATGTATGGGGACTTCAAAGAGAACCAGAAATTGCAAAGGTTGTCGCACAGTATAAGGTTCCAGTTGTCATTATGCACAATCAAAAGGGCACCCATTATGAAAAGGACATTATAGAAAGCATAAAAGAATTTTTATCAAAGTCCATCAATATCGCTTTAGAAGCAGGCGTCAAAAAAGAAAATATTATACTAGATCCAGGTGTTGGATTCGGTAAAAATTTTGAACAAAATAAAGAAGTAATGTCAAGACTAGGAGAATTAAATACATTAGGTTACCCAATTTTACTAGGTACTTCAAGAAAATCAATGATAGGAAAAATATTAGATGTAGAAGCCAATGAACGTGTAGAAGGCACTGTAGCAACAACCGTAATGGGCATTGTTCAAGGTGTGGATATAGTAAGGGTACATGATATAAAAGAGAATTTAAGAGCGGCTAAAGTGACCGATGCAATTATACGATGA